ctaaagttattaaattatcagtaaattgtattttacagttaatATTCAGCACTGTATTTATAGTCTTTTTTCAGGTTACAGaacaattaacaattaacaACAATACAACTCCGCCCACCCGCCCCTCACAAGgtcgaaagaaaaaaaaaaaaggaaataaaataatgtatatatatgtacacgCACACTCACAAACATATAGATGCACTCATACACATACTTGAACATTGGAACAACTTTTGACAAAAAACTGAAGTAAAATTTATTCTCacaaaaaatattcatgttttcattttgatgtcTCCAACCTAcgctgctgctgcagctacaAGGTGAGTTTGGCGGAGCTAACTGAGCAGCATGTGATCAGCTACGAGGTGGAGAAGGACCTGCTTCCTCTGGTTTTATCAAACTGCCAGTACAGCTTAGAGCGTGGCCATGAGACGATATCACAGTACGACCTGCCCAGGATCCAGCAGCAGATCCTCACCCGCTTCCTGCAGGGAAAACCCCTCATTAACCGCACAGTGAGTCCTCCAGGATGGTTTGAATTAACTGGGCTGttatattgaatttttttttttttttaaacatagtgCAAAGCAAAGCCAAGTTGGTATTTATTGTGTTGGTTAACATCAAAGTAATACACTTTCACAAAGCATTTTGTTACATCTTAATATACTATTTTGCCAGTTTTCCATCTactcagttttatttctgtcattcttACTTGATTAATTTCACTGCTTTTTTCAAGGGAATTCCAACTCTGGTCAACATACAAGAGAGAGACTATGAAACAATGTTCGAAGCTGTTAAAGGAAAAGTTCCTCAGGTAAATTATTAAACCCTGAATCCTTCCCAGAtctttgaaaatatttgtttattttttcataataaacaacaaaattaagATCCTAGACtagatatattatattattaaaccTGACAATTTTGAAGGTAATATATCTAACTCATCCAGTAGATTTTAACAACAATGATTATtataaaaaacagttaaaagtttTGAGAAGTGATTTAGTGAAGTGATGTACGTACAGTTGACACATCTTGTATTGACTTTCTGTAGATTATGGCTTCAGGCTTCACTGACACTTTGTTTCTCCTTCAGGAGGCTCTGTCCTCTCTGATCCGAACTGGACTGACCAGAGAGCTGGACTCCTACAGCGAGGTGTGTGAGGCGCTCAAGATCGTGGAGCTGCTCCTGGGATTCCTCACCATGACTGGTGGTGATCCCAGAGGTCCTCTGGTCGCATACCTCCGGGACATGCTGAGGATGGCCGACAACATCGATCAGCACATCTTGCAGGTGACTGAATATAAAGCCTCTTTTTGTCTGGTGTGAATGTTCATGTTTGTGAAACCCTGCTGGACGGTTAAGAGATGAAGCTGAAGGACAGATATTTTCTGTCAGTGTAAACTGACAGtaatacatttgtaaatgtaaCTCTGAGTCCTAAAACAAGAGAACTGCAGTGCAGTTGTTTTAGGTGTGAGAAGTGAATCCACACTAATCCACACTGCTGTGTTTCTTCAGGCTCTGGGCAGATGCACTCTCAGACACTGTATTTCTCTGTGGCAACTCCTCTCCTCCCTGAAGTCTGAAAACCTGTTGCGTCTCAAGAGGGTAAGCATTGCTATTTGTGATGATTGTGGGCTGGTTAAATGTCATATAAGAGCTTAATACATTGTAATTCAACATACACATTAAATACCTCACTccatgtttctttaaaaaaggagcCATTTTCTGGGTATCCAGCGGAGTACCAGGTGCCGCTGACAGAGGAGGACAAGAACCAGCTGAAAGGCTTTGTGTCCAGAGGAAACGTGGACCAATGGCTGCTAGAGATGCATGAGTTCATCTTGTTAAATCTTGGCCGCCCGCGGTCCATTGACATCTACAAACCATCCTGGAGGTAACCCTGTTTAACAGCTTCAGGATCTTTCTTTAATTCAAATGTTCCTCACCTGGACCTCATCTCTCAGGGATTTATCCCTGAATCTTACAGTCGTTAAAAACTCATGATATGCCCACAGATCATTTGTTAAAGTTAAGGGCAGATACTAAAGTTTCCGAAAAATATGTCAGGCTGAACATTCGGGGAAATGCTTCTAAAATTATGCACAAGATGTcgaaaatattttaatttgatagAATGATGTAggcaataaaaaacatgaagctttgGGTTTGAATATTTAACTCAGAGTAAACATTTTATAACTTGATAcaggatataaatatatatacagtatgtcatacAGTTGGACAGTGTAGAATAAGATCATATTAACAAGACTGAAGCTGCTGAAGCTGATTGTTGAGCCATTAACCTTTTAAACAGTGTCTATTGAGCTGAAGACAGTCAGAAACTGCAGCCTAATGAATGGTGATGCAGCCACTTAAAAGATGAACaaacagtcacagtcacagtcacagtaCACATCTTTAAAGTGAACTGTTAACTCTATGTAGGGTGCAACCTGAACCTCCCCACTGAAAAGAACtgagaaagaaatgtgtgtaaatgtgttatttctttcttctcagTGTGAAAGGAACTGTGGGTGGTTACATGGACTGTAAAGAAGTAGAGGTCCCTGCTTACGTGGAAGACAAGTTCCCTGAAAATCTGTTGCTCTCACAGATTGTGGAAACCTGGAAATTCGCCGTCATTGCCAAACAGGACTGGATGACTAATGGATGAATCTGAGTTCAGCAGAATTATTTCTGAATCATTCATTTTTGAAACCAAACTTtagttttacttattttttcttgatttttgtttttattcatttttctgtgaTGATAGTGTGAAGTTTCCTAAAAAGCACAATCGAGCCTATGATGATGCACACTGCCTTTAATATTACAGTTTGTTTACCAGCTGATTATTTACTGCCTGGCATCAGAATAAtggaatttgtttttaaataattactGGAAGAGTCTCATAAATAGAAAAACCTCAGGATTTTtgagaaaatgatgaatgactATGAAAATGATGTATGATTTTGAACAGCATAAGTGTGTTTGATTTTATGTTTCAggattgtttttacatttttcaggaTAAAGTACATTTTCCTATTTACCACAGAAATCTGTGAAGAAAAAATATGATACTTATACTATGATACTGATActattttgcatgtttgtttttttcttacacatTGAGGTAATGTACTCTTAAAGGAAAACTCAATGAATAAAAGTATTAATCAGGTAGTTGATGGGAAAACTCAATGAATAAAAGTATTAATCAGGTAGTTGATGGGTTTGTgttgaaatgtttatattattgtgAAGTTCAAAGTTGAATCAAAGCCATTGCACTATGAGATGTCAATCAATCAAGTAAAAACCTCAATAGAAACTGCTCGTTCAGTCTGTCAGCCATGTTTGGGGTCAAAGGTAGCACCCATGGGTGTCTGCGGGGATGGATGAATGTTGAATGTCTTCTTCGTTAACTCTTAATATTTAATCAGTGATTTTTTAATGGCACCAAGACACACATTAGAAAGTGATATTAGCTGTAAAATGTCttgaatttgtattttaataaagatGTGGGTTTTCTTGTTCACTTCAGTAGtgtgtttttggctttttgtttGCAGGTCAAACTagaaaaatacagtttcagAAGGCTTGACCAGCACCAGCAAAGATCTCTGAAACATGGAGCACAAATTCACATTTTGTTGACAAATGAGTTGTCTACGAGGCTTCTAGCTCAGTGATTTGAACAATATTAGTGGCAGCAGGACTTGCTGACAATGAAGGggtataatatacagtatatgagtgTTTGTCTAAGAAACATATCGATAAAGGTTTGGATATTAAATCTTAAAAATTAAGGTTTAGATcttaaaaactataaaagtcTTATTggttatatttaatttttaagagAGGCACTTGTGACAACATTTTGAGGTATGAAATGCGCTTGGAGAATTAAAACAGAGAAGGACACCTCTACTTTATCCTGTGCCTGGTCACGTGACACACTGTGAGAAGTGaagcaaaaatgtatgtaaaagtcTTCATTTTTAGCTTAAATTGCCCCAAAAGTACCAAAGAtataacacagaaaacaacttaaaatgtaaagttctgtgaacattttaaagcttgAATAAAATGATGTCTGTACTGGACCATTCATCCCAGACTGCcattaaacattttgatgtaaaaaaacaaaaaaatctctgGAATATGCTGGAAAGAGAATCATAAATACAAAGATATACAAAAGATGCTTTTGATCTTATTCCTGATATTAAGTTATTGACAACAAAGAACTGGCTGACTGCATCTTGGTGAAACACATGAAGTTGGGTTTGGAATTATTCTTCCATGTTTGTATCTTTTGTCCTTGTTATACAGCAGAAAGcttaaaaaaaggcagaactgGGGTGTGTGAAAGGTGTATTTTAAGGACTTAAAACCTTCAGCCAACTGATCATGGACAGACGTTAAGACttaaaatcacaatttaaaacatacatttaccCAAAGACAATTGATCAGTGTGGCAGCAAAATATTGTAATTTCACAAGACCAAGAGCACTAATAGTGGTTAAATCTtcagacaggaaataaataaataaatgaaaaaccaCTTTaacaaaagttgttttattCTCATGTTCTCATGTAAATAAATTACAACATCGTCTTttgttacaaaaataaaatgaaacccAACTAACATGACACATGTTGGACTTATCCTCCATGTCGGCCGTAAGAATAtgagaatcttttttttctggaaatcctaatcatcattattatgtaTCATCTTACAAATGCTTTAACAAAAGTTTAATTTCAAGGACTGAATCTTCGTCCCCATGCTGCTGGTCTACGGTTCCACTTGCCGCAATCGGACCGTGCAGCACAGCAGCCAAACGAAAGCGCTGCAAACCACAAAACgtcacaaaacaacacaaaaataaagagctcagtttaaaaaaaaatactcatgCAACAGAAGTTGGGGCTGGGTAGTTCTTTCACTGTGAAAACTACACTTCAGGGGACAAGTTGACAAGCAAACAACCACGacgaaaataaaaaacaaaaataaaaacctaaatCCAGTGTACCAACTGATGAACTGCACTATGTTTGGGTAATAATATCATGTGTGTGATCATACAAAAAGTTCTAATGATACATTTCACAAACTGAGACTGAAGGAGGTCTGCCAGCTCTGACTGATACACTGGTATAAaggttataataaaaaaaacaaagttaatacCAACTTACAGACGGtcaatgctaaaaaaaaaacaaaatccagtGCAAATGCACAGTTTCATTCAACTTCTCCCAGTGTGATTTCTGCAGTGGTCACAACACAGCAGAAGGAAACACCAGAGTTTTATCTTCATGTACTGAAGGGAGGAATCGCTCTAAATAACAGGTTGTTTTGGTGCAACGTCAGTGTCAGTGCTGGTTCTTCATCCCCTGTGGTTTGCCTTGTTTCttatcctgctgctgctgctgctgctgctgctgctgcggctgtTGCTGCTGGCCCCGACCAGTTCCGGTCATTCCTCTGCCACGACCGCCAAAGAGACCTGCAGAGAGAACACAAGAAAGTTAAAGATTATTGGTCTTTAAGTGTGAAGAGTAAAATCACTTATCCCTCTTATCTCATCTactaattaaagaaaaactgacTCCTATCAGCAGGATTTTTGACTCTTGACAGTAAAAGTATGATATCAATTTCTGTCTGATGCATTTCAAATTTTGACTGGCACAGAAGCGGCTGATATTTGTGGCGAATCCTACAAAGGTGTGTACACTGAGAAGGAAGCTGGTTGAGAAATCTGGACCTATTTCCTGACCCAGATGATCAGTCTTCAAGCTTCAGAGCTGACAAGAGAACATTTTCTAAACATCTTTCATGAGGATGAAATTGGCAaaatttgtttttcacatgATTTTGTCATGTAGTAACAAGTTTTATAACATCTTTAATTTAAGCTGAGGAAATGTGTGAATAAGAAGGAATACATACGCCAATAGAGAGTGGAGATGCAGACCAATGAGATGTTTATCACTGCTCTTTGGTAAAACATCTCTGAAATGTAAACCTTtcagaaattaaacattttaaaaatatcttcacTGAAGCTTATTGGCATGTGTTTTTACTGATATGACAGGTGTGCAAACGCTTTAAAACCAGTCTAATGATTAATCAAGGAGCAGAAATTTTCGTCAACcaaattgaaaacacatttaatggtTTATACCTGACAATCAtaggataaaaacattttgatgtgtTGTTTAAGAGTGTTTTGAAGAAAAGCTTTTGTGCTCCTGAGCAATAAGAGTGTAAGGCTTTTATATTAGAACAGAATACTTGAAAACAACCATAAACTTCAATGCTACTATTCATGATGTGACAGCAGTAACTAACAGACCCCCTATCAACCCAAAAGATGCAAATGTAGcagtctgagcagcagcaggtgttcCTGCTCACCTCGGccggctcctcctcctcctcttcctttgcCCTGCTGTTTGTTCTGCTGGGTGCCTCCACGCCCACGACCCTTCGacaccacctcctccttcaccaTGTCGATGATCTCGTCAGGGATTCGCAGGTACTTTATGGTGCTTCCTCGGATGTAGCACTCAGGCATCCTCCAGAACTTATCTCCATCCTGTGAGATGGGGAAAAaacttttactgtcatttaacattttgttattAAGATTAAGGAAGAAAATTAGAAGTCCAGTTGTGCGTTTAGtcacacatgaacaaacaaTTGCAGCATGATTGTCGAAGTGGTCAAGTATTCAGTTAACAGAAAagtaattatgtttatttattaagtaCTATGGCAATGAAGTGACAAGAGAGCTCAGCTTTACCCTCGAGGTGCAGATGACTTCTCTCAGGTTGATGTTCATCCAGTTGTCACAGCTGACCAGGTGACCGTTGTACGTCTCTCCATTCTTCAGCTCCACCagctgaggagagaaaagacaTCACAAAGATACAGTTACATTAGTTTTCTCTTGgagtaaacaacaaaacacgGCATGGCAATTACAGGCTGCACAGAGTGTGTGTTACAATATCAgtaaaaaacagacacaggcTTCAGGCGATTAGATTTGGATTTTTAGAAGGTCATAAAGATCAAGATTAGAGGTAGTTTTTCAGATATGTTGACCTAATTTAATCTGAAAATTAAACTGTCAGATCTGAAGCAGCTCCAGCAGCATGTTGAACATGATACAGCAGCATTAGCTCTTACCAGATTGCTaaattaactcttttttttttttacacctacCAAATGGCAAGTCAATGTTCAAATTTTTTACcatggctttttcttttttttggctagtgagtgaagcaaatctagcagccacttgcatattttaccagcatttgaCTGGTGGCCTGTCTGACACCATAAGCTTTGGCTGCTGGTGAGTATGTAAACAGTTCTTAGACATCACTTGGGGATTTGCGTCTTGTAATTCTGTcgcaattattatttttactttttgagACTAAACTATGCATCAGTCAATGAACAGATCCATGAACAATAAGGCATTGAAGACATCTGCTCTGTTGTTATACTAAGATCCGCTCTTTGCCCGCAGACTGAGCTCAAGTGTCTCCTCACCATGGGATGGTTCTGGGCAGTCTTCAGCAGTGAGAGGGGAAGCtgcaaaatgaaagaaaacatggTCATACACAGAGTTTCATCTAGCATCTACAAACTTCATCATCTACCTGAACAAACTGAACTGACTAGAGCTACAGCATGGGAACGGTTAGAGCCAGTTTTGTGTCATCATTAGTAAATGTCTGGTTTGCACACCTGgaaataatgacttttttaagTTTCCAGGTTTACTGATGCACATAAATGAAGCACCCACAATTCACTCAGCAATGTTTTATTCCGATAAATCCAACTCAACCTAATTATTTGCAATTTGTTCTAGTATTTCTGATTTTTAAGTCCATACAAGGTTTCAAGGTTTATCGTATGCATAACGTGATGTGTACGTATTGCGCCTGTGCAGGACAGAAACTAACCATCCTGCTGCAAGTTAAACGTGCAGATGGATGTATACGTTTTCTGTAGCTCTATGTGATGTCTGTGTGCTTTTAAAAGCAACCactgtgtgtaaaatatgtttaatttagcTACAATAGCTAACTTAACTTAGCTAGCGTGCTGCTAACTCGGTTAGCAGAGTAGCTGGCGCGCTATTGGAAACCGACTTTTGTCCAAAAAATAACTATCTACGTTTAATCTAAATACCACAGTGAAATACTTACCATTgtgattgtgtgtctgtgtatgatTTAGCGTCTTATTTTCTTCCCTGGCCCTCCGATAATACGATTTTACCAccttctgttcttcttcttcttcttctacttctgaCGAGTTTCCGGTGCTGGGGAGTCATGTATGTAATAAGCTGCTGCCCCCTACCGTTTATAACACTCACTACATGGAGCATAGAGGAGTGAGGGGTTAAATGTGTGTCTTAATAATTAAATCAAGGatcaaacaataataaaaaataaattgtatgtGAATAAAAATTAATTGCAACCAAATAAATCACctcaatattacaatattttcacttttctttggCTGATCTGAATTTATCTTTGTTAAAGAGCTGCGTTATCGGCCAAATAATTTAGGAGGTCACATCTGTGGTCCAAAGGGCAACAAGTTGTATGACTTTTTTAATCCTGCCAACtaattgaaaaataaaggtATTGCAAAAGAGAAATCCTGatcagtaaaagaaaacaaaatattgtcATCAAATGTTTCGCTCTTGTAtagttttattgtgtgtttggcctttttgtttgtttgtttgtttgtttgtttgtttgtttgttcgtttgtttcaatttcttttatttactttcacttaaattgggttttttttcattctctgaTTTTGTTCAATTATTCAGACACATATTTAATCCCATATGTGAGCCACTGTGGGTCATTTGGTTGAAAAAGATGATATGATAAATATCTTGCATCCAACAATAATAAAGTCATATGctccttaaaataaaacaattttggcttaaatgttttcttattctATCACAAGTTTGTTTTCATCAATAACGTTTACTCGCCGAGCACTCTGTTAGAAAACCCCTGTGTGATACAATCCaaaacaacagctctgccatacaTTATTCCACTATGAAGCtaatacattaaacatttttgttgacattgtcagagaggtgatatttctgctttatgtttattattggggtcgtagtgggtgatggtggtgtactggagtgtaTTAAATGACAGACTCTGCTCTCTAACGCAGCTCTAAGAAGTGAATCAACTGATGATTGGAGTTGTTGgatgcatttatttatctatctatctatctatctatctatctatctatctatctatctatctatctatctatctatctatctatctatctatctatctatctatctatctatctatctatctat
The Scomber scombrus chromosome 8, fScoSco1.1, whole genome shotgun sequence DNA segment above includes these coding regions:
- the lsm4 gene encoding U6 snRNA-associated Sm-like protein LSm4, which translates into the protein MLPLSLLKTAQNHPMLVELKNGETYNGHLVSCDNWMNINLREVICTSRDGDKFWRMPECYIRGSTIKYLRIPDEIIDMVKEEVVSKGRGRGGTQQNKQQGKGRGGGGAGRGLFGGRGRGMTGTGRGQQQQPQQQQQQQQQQDKKQGKPQGMKNQH